One genomic segment of Clostridium saccharoperbutylacetonicum N1-4(HMT) includes these proteins:
- a CDS encoding amino acid ABC transporter permease produces the protein MNIDWNFVITSLPLYEKAAWLTLKLAILGIVLSLIIGLMCSIILFFKVKVIDLIVQAYIELSRNTPLLVQIFFLYFGLPKFGLKLSESTCAIIGLAFLGGSYMAEAFRSGLEAVSKTQIEAGTSIGLSKLQLIRYVIIPQAFSISMPSISANCIFLLKETSILGAISIMDLTNLTKDLIGMYYRTFEALAMLVIVYLILILPLSFILSWLERKVRYAEFGI, from the coding sequence ATGAATATTGACTGGAATTTTGTAATTACTAGTTTACCGTTATATGAAAAAGCTGCATGGCTTACACTAAAATTAGCTATATTAGGGATAGTATTGTCGTTAATAATAGGATTAATGTGTAGCATAATATTGTTTTTTAAAGTTAAGGTAATAGATTTGATTGTACAAGCGTATATAGAACTTTCAAGAAATACTCCATTGCTTGTACAAATATTTTTTTTGTATTTTGGATTGCCTAAATTTGGATTGAAATTAAGTGAAAGCACTTGCGCAATAATTGGACTAGCCTTTCTTGGAGGAAGTTACATGGCGGAAGCTTTTAGAAGTGGATTGGAGGCAGTAAGTAAAACACAAATTGAAGCTGGAACAAGTATTGGTCTTTCAAAACTTCAACTTATAAGATATGTAATAATTCCACAAGCCTTTTCAATTAGTATGCCTTCAATAAGTGCTAACTGTATATTCTTGTTAAAGGAGACTTCGATATTAGGAGCAATATCTATAATGGATCTTACCAATTTAACAAAAGATTTGATCGGAATGTATTATAGAACTTTTGAAGCTCTTGCAATGCTTGTGATAGTTTATCTCATTTTGATTCTGCCTTTGTCATTTATTTTGTCTTGGCTTGAAAGGAAGGTGCGATATGCAGAATTCGGGATTTAA
- a CDS encoding protein adenylyltransferase SelO, which yields MDMTKTKINIGWNFDNSYARLPDVFFTKQSPDNVPSPKLIIFNHSLALSLGLNEKTTENIEVFAGNTLPEGAHPIAQAYGGHQYGYFNMLGDGRAVLLGEQITPLGERFDIQLKGSGRTSYSRRGDGKAALGPMLREYIISEAMHGLGIPTTRSLAVVTTGESVFRENILKGAVLTRIAASHIRVGTFQYAREWCKVEELKALADYTLKRHFYNEVNHENKYLFLLQEVIKRQALLIAKWQLVGFVHGVMNTDNVSISGETIDYGPCAFMDNYDPATVFSSIDSEGRYAYGNQPYIAAWNLARFAETLLPLLNNDKEKAIQLAENALSNFTELYQNNYELGMRQKLGIFNEEPKDNQLIKELLSIMYKYGADYTNTFRELTLHEFSNTEMFKSEDFDKWYKKWQERLSRQMESKDYVQKLMKNSNPAVIPRNHRVEEALEAAEKQEDYSVMEKLLSVISKPYDYSIDQIEYTTLPKKSACNYRTFCGT from the coding sequence ATGGATATGACAAAAACTAAAATAAATATAGGTTGGAACTTTGATAATAGTTATGCTAGATTACCGGATGTGTTTTTTACAAAGCAAAGTCCTGATAATGTTCCATCACCTAAATTAATAATTTTTAATCATTCTCTTGCTTTATCATTAGGTTTGAACGAAAAAACTACAGAAAATATTGAAGTGTTTGCTGGAAACACTTTACCTGAAGGTGCACATCCTATCGCGCAAGCTTATGGGGGCCATCAATATGGGTATTTTAATATGTTGGGAGATGGGCGCGCTGTATTACTTGGAGAGCAAATTACTCCGTTGGGTGAACGTTTTGATATACAGCTTAAGGGTTCAGGAAGAACTAGTTATTCTAGGCGAGGTGACGGCAAAGCAGCCCTTGGACCAATGCTACGCGAATATATAATCAGTGAAGCAATGCATGGCCTAGGAATTCCAACAACTAGAAGTTTAGCAGTTGTAACTACAGGAGAGTCAGTGTTTCGTGAAAATATTTTAAAAGGTGCAGTTTTGACTCGCATTGCAGCCAGTCATATTAGAGTAGGAACTTTTCAATATGCTAGAGAATGGTGTAAAGTTGAAGAGCTAAAAGCATTAGCTGATTATACATTAAAGAGACATTTTTATAATGAGGTAAATCATGAAAATAAATATCTTTTTTTACTTCAAGAAGTTATCAAACGTCAAGCTTTATTAATAGCTAAATGGCAGCTAGTGGGCTTTGTTCACGGTGTTATGAATACAGATAATGTGTCTATAAGTGGAGAAACTATTGACTATGGTCCTTGTGCCTTCATGGATAACTATGATCCTGCAACTGTTTTTAGTTCAATTGATAGTGAGGGTAGATATGCTTATGGTAATCAGCCATATATTGCTGCATGGAATCTTGCGCGATTTGCTGAAACTTTATTACCATTACTTAATAATGATAAGGAAAAAGCTATTCAATTAGCAGAAAATGCACTTTCAAATTTTACAGAATTGTATCAAAATAATTATGAATTAGGAATGAGACAAAAGCTAGGAATATTTAATGAGGAGCCGAAGGATAATCAGCTTATTAAAGAACTACTTAGTATTATGTATAAGTATGGTGCAGATTATACAAATACTTTTAGGGAATTAACACTTCATGAATTTTCAAATACGGAAATGTTCAAAAGTGAGGATTTTGATAAGTGGTATAAGAAATGGCAGGAAAGACTTAGTAGACAGATGGAATCAAAGGATTACGTTCAAAAACTTATGAAAAATTCTAATCCAGCAGTAATTCCGCGTAATCATAGAGTAGAAGAAGCACTAGAAGCAGCTGAAAAACAAGAAGATTACAGTGTAATGGAAAAACTTCTTAGTGTTATATCCAAACCTTATGATTACTCTATAGATCAGATTGAGTATACTACATTGCCAAAAAAATCTGCCTGTAATTATAGAACTTTTTGTGGTACTTAA
- a CDS encoding amino acid permease, with the protein MKNKKEGLSAWQLSMMALGSVIGGSFFLGSSVAINAAGPAILISYILGGFLVYFILYALSEMTVANPDSGSFMTFASQTFGKGTGFVVGWIYWIGMILSMSSEATAVSILLNEWFANISIPVNGSLIITGVTLINLLGADKLSKIASGLSAIKLIAIISFIIMAFLLITGLIPGRTAIGVGELVREPLMPAGISGIAGSMLIVVFAYAGFEIIGLAASEAKDPTVTIPKAINYTVISLVGFYILSIIMLLPLIPTTELNESISPMVAALNRWGITWAGNIINLVLITAILSASLASMFGIARMLRSLADEGYAPRLLKDKKDVPYKAIIFSGISMLLGLWFGLLFPRIYLFLISASGFSLLFTYAVIMATHIRFRKRNGCPPNGKCQMPGFPYMSWIGLISMIIIIFSMPLIADQASGLITGIILVVLFSMIYAGMKAFGNLEKGNRRNNFVNRKLHKSMLSTEFSSELAEDNNEKNKKCCEKRK; encoded by the coding sequence ATGAAGAATAAAAAAGAAGGATTATCTGCTTGGCAGCTTTCAATGATGGCATTAGGAAGCGTAATAGGAGGTTCATTTTTTCTAGGTTCATCAGTAGCCATTAATGCTGCTGGACCAGCAATTTTAATATCCTATATACTAGGAGGTTTCTTGGTGTATTTTATACTTTATGCTTTATCGGAAATGACTGTAGCGAATCCTGACTCAGGATCATTTATGACTTTTGCATCTCAGACTTTTGGTAAGGGAACAGGATTTGTCGTTGGTTGGATTTACTGGATTGGAATGATTCTTTCAATGTCAAGTGAAGCTACAGCAGTTTCGATTTTATTAAATGAATGGTTTGCAAATATATCAATACCTGTAAATGGAAGCCTAATTATAACTGGTGTAACATTAATAAATCTTTTGGGAGCTGATAAGCTAAGTAAGATAGCAAGTGGTCTTTCGGCGATAAAATTAATAGCTATAATTTCTTTTATAATCATGGCATTTTTATTAATTACAGGGTTGATTCCTGGAAGAACAGCAATTGGAGTTGGAGAATTAGTAAGAGAACCTTTAATGCCAGCAGGTATAAGTGGGATTGCTGGAAGTATGCTTATAGTGGTATTTGCTTATGCAGGTTTTGAGATAATAGGACTGGCAGCTTCAGAAGCAAAAGACCCAACTGTAACTATTCCTAAAGCAATTAATTATACTGTTATAAGTCTTGTAGGCTTCTATATACTTTCTATTATAATGCTACTCCCATTAATTCCTACAACAGAACTTAATGAAAGTATAAGTCCTATGGTAGCTGCACTTAACAGATGGGGAATAACCTGGGCTGGTAATATTATAAATCTTGTATTAATCACAGCTATACTTTCTGCATCACTTGCATCAATGTTTGGAATTGCTAGAATGCTTAGATCTCTTGCTGATGAAGGCTATGCTCCAAGGCTCCTAAAGGATAAAAAGGATGTTCCTTATAAGGCAATAATATTTTCAGGGATTTCAATGCTTTTAGGACTATGGTTTGGCTTATTATTTCCCAGGATCTACTTATTCTTAATTAGTGCTAGTGGATTTTCTTTACTTTTTACATATGCAGTGATTATGGCCACTCATATACGCTTTCGCAAAAGAAATGGATGTCCTCCAAATGGAAAGTGTCAAATGCCTGGATTTCCCTATATGTCTTGGATCGGTTTAATAAGTATGATTATTATTATTTTTAGTATGCCGCTTATTGCTGACCAAGCATCTGGTCTTATAACTGGAATTATATTGGTAGTACTATTTTCAATGATTTATGCAGGTATGAAAGCTTTCGGAAATTTAGAAAAAGGAAATAGAAGAAATAATTTTGTAAATAGAAAGCTACATAAATCAATGTTATCAACAGAGTTTTCTAGTGAATTGGCTGAAGATAATAATGAAAAGAATAAAAAATGTTGTGAAAAAAGAAAATAA